Below is a window of Enterococcus gilvus ATCC BAA-350 DNA.
ATTAATGAGTAGTCATCCATCTGCTAGAAAAGCATGTGCAACGATACAAGGGGATTGGGTATTAGTTGTGCCGAAGAACAAAGCACCGGATGAATTTAAACATTTGCCTTCTATCTATGATCATGGTTATGGCGATCCAGATGGCACCCAGGGAATTAATTGTAAGCATATCCTTTATCCCGGAAGGCCAGACATCAATACAAACAACCAACCTCAATATGACGCTGACGAAGCTCAAGAAAATGCTGAAATACAACAAAAACAGCGTAAGCTTGAGCGTGATATTCGCTATCAAAAGAAACGTATGAATGCGGCGTTAGAATTGGAAGATCCCGAAACTGTACAAATGTGTAAGCAAGTGATTTCTGACAAGCAGAAACAATTAAGAGAACTTATTAATGACAATGAGTTCTTGGTCCGTGATTACAGTAGAGAGCAAATACAAAGTTAATAATTTTAAGCTTAGCAATTGCTGGGCTTTTTATTTTGCCCCGAATACGGCGTTAAACTGTTCAATCCATCGAGGGCGTAGCCTCGTTAAACAACGAAAGGATGAATGAAATGAAACGAGAAGAATTAAAAGAATTAGGTTTAACAGACGAACAGATTGGGTCAGTAATGGCCTTGCACGGCGTAACTGTAAACGAACTGAATAGCAAGGTGTCTACCGCGGAACAGCAAGCGACTCAGTATCAAGAACAGCTAGAAAAAAATCAAAGTGAGCTTGATGACTTTAAAGCAAAGTCTAAAGGGAACGAAGATTTGGAACAGCAAGTGACTGATTTACAAACGCGTCTTGACCAAAACAAAACCGATTCTGAACAACAGATTGCAGATATTAAGAAATCATCAGCAATCGACTTAGCCCTAACACAAGCAGGGGCTAAGAATATCAAGGCTGCTAAAGCTTTACTAGATGGCGAGTCACTGGAACTAGCAGAGGGTGGATTAAAAGGATTAGATGATCAATTGGCCGCGCTTAAAGAAAGCGACGGCTATTTGTTTGACTCAAATGAGCCTGCGCCTCCCAAGCCCGGTAACAAAAAAGCCACTTTCAACGGAAATGCTAGTTCTGTGCAAAACGTTGAAGAAGATGCTTTTGCTAAAGCATTAGGAATCATGCCAAACAAAAATTAAATTGGAGGGAATAAAACATGGCAATTAATTACATCACAAAAGACAATGGAATTTTCGATCAAAAAATCACCCAAGGGCTGTTAACTACTATCTTAGGTGTACCACAAGTAGAATTAGTAAACGGTGGTAAATCATTCACTCTTACTACTATTTCAACATCAGGTTTGAAAGATCACACGCGTAACAAAGGATTTAACAGCGGTACCTATGGAAACGACAAGAAAGTGTACACAATGGGTCAAGACCGTGACGTTGAGTTTTACATCGATAAACAAGATGTTGATGAAACAAATCAAGATTTGGCAGTAGCTAATATCTCGAATGTATTTATTACAGAACACGTCCAGCCTGAAATTGATGCTTACCGTTTCTCTACTTTAGCTGTAGGCGCAGGCAAGACTAAGGAAGAAACAATTACTGAGAAAAATGCTTACTCTGCAATTAAAGCTGCTATTTTACCAGCGCGTAAATTCGGCCCGCAAAACCTAGTAGCGTTTGTATCAACAACGGTAATGGATGCACTAGAACGATCTACTGAGTTCACTCGTAACATTACCAATCAAAACGTTGGTCAAACCGCCTTAGAATCCCGAGTAACTTCGTTGGATGGTGTTTTGTTAGTCGAGGTTTGGGACGATACTCGTTTTAAAACGAAATACAATTTTTCAGATGGATATGCTGCTACAGCTGACGCGCAAGACATTAATATCTTGGTTGTAGCTAAGCAATCAGTTATTCCAATCGTTAAAGAAAACACTGTTTTCTTGTTTGCTCCAGGCGAACATTCTCAAGGCGACGGGTACTTGTACCAAAACCGTCTGTACCACGATTGCTTTATTAAAGAAAAACAAAAAGACGGAGTTTCTGTATCTTTAACCCCAAAAGCATAGCCCCAGCGAAAGTTGGAAAAGTAGAAGCTACAACTGATGGGGCTAAAATCACGCTTTCTTAGAAGGGATTGATTCTATGTACCTTACTCACGACGAGTATACGTCCCTAGGCTTTAGCAAGATAGCTGAAGCAAAAGTATTCGACAAATTAGAACAATACGCTGAGCGCCAACTAAATCGTGTTACCGGTGATTTTTACATGAAAAACTCTTTGTCAGATGATACTTTCAAGTACCGTGTAGACAAGTTCAAAATCGCAATGGCTGTTCAAATTGAATACCTTAATTCCGTTGGAGTTACATCATTATCAGAGATTTTAAGTGCTTCGCCTGCCAGTGTTAGTGTCGGTCGTATGCGTATTGAATCAGGAAATACTAATGCAGCAACGGTCGGTAGAACGATGGTCGCTACAGAGGCGTATAACGAATTGATTTATACAGGGCTTCTTTACAAAGGAGTTGATTATAGATGATTCCATTAATGCCAAAGGAGTACTGCAATCAATCCATTGTGCTGCGTCTAATACAAGGGAAAGACAAATGGCAGAAGCCTATTTTTTCCGATCCAATTACGATTAAAAACATGATCTTTCAACCGCAGACAGTATATAGTGGTACGAATAACAATAGGCAAGTGGTAGCGAATGCTATCGCTTTTCTATTTGGTGGTGTTTCTGATCCAATGCCAGTGATCAATAAGAACCATGTTGGGTCAGAACTTGATTTTGAAGGCGAAAGCTACACCATCACAACGATCGTAGATAATCGTAACCCTTTCAGCAATGAAGTTTACTCCTATGAACTGGAGGTGTTGTAATGCTTCATGTGAAGGTTGAAAAGGGCAGTGTAGATCGTAAGTTATCCGTGGTGAACATCAATTCAGCGCTTTACTATATGACCGCACAAATGCATCCAGATATGAACCTCTACGCTCCGAAAAGACAAGGTAATTTAAGAGACAAATCATTTGTTAATAAGAACCGAATCACATATACAGTTCCTTACGCTAAGCCTCAATTTAGAGGGATGGTTAACGGCAGTAGGATTAAGAATTATACAACGCCAGGGACAAGCCGGCGTTGGGACCTTAGGGCAAAAGCAAATCATATGAATGCTTGGCGTAAAGCATTTATCAAAGGAGGAAACCTGTAATGGATTTATGGGAAAGACTGTCCGATTCGATAGATTCTATACAGGGCCTTCCGATGCCGTGCTCAATGGGGTTTCTCGATGGAGAGGATACACTCTGCGTTTATTCAATGCCGGGTAGCCGAACAGTCGAAGAATACTTTGACGGCACGAAAGAACGAGAAATGCTTTACGAAGTAGGATTTAATACAAAAGATCAAGAAAAAGCCAACAAAACATTATGGCTTATATCAAATCATTTAGACGAGCTCTCAACTCTGAATTCAGAGGATGGGAGTTTTGTCTTTTTAGGCATCGAAATAAGTGAGACGCCATTTGTTAGCGAACAGGACGTGCAAGGGATATCAACTTATTTACTAGGCATCAAAATCACAATTCATCAATTTAAAAATTAGGAGGAATTACACATGAAAATGGATTTACAGAAATTTGCCGAGGAACCAAAAAAAGAATTTTTACTAAATTTTAAAAACAAAGTAGAGATCGACGTTTCGGGGAAAACAGACCTCGCAGAAATTGCTAATGCGGATTTTGCACTCTTAGCAGCAGGTATTACTACCATCACTCCTGCGGCAGCCGATACAACGGATGCTTCCCCATATTACGATGGAGAAGGTTTTACTGACTCAACAGTAACAGGTAAAAATATTACCTTTGCAATTGCTGGGCATCGAGTGTTTGGCGATAAAGCGCAAGATTTTGTTGCTGCCAAATTCTTAGCTATTGGGGATGAGTTACGTACACTAGCTCAATGGACGGATGCCAAAGGCAACAAAGTTCAAGCTGTGGTTACATTGACGGCTATCGTACCTTTTGGTGGAGCTGCGAATGCTAAGCAAACATTCAGCTTTACGTTAGCTTTCAACGGCAAACCTACATTGGTGAAAGCGGGGGAGTAGTTAGCCCGGCTGTTGTAGGGAACATAACACCAACAGCCGATGGGGCAGTAATCGAACTAACATAGAAAGGAAGCTTAAAATGGCGCGAACTTTTGAAATTAATAAAAAAGATGGAACAAATGTGGTTCCAGCAGGAGCAAGTCCATTGACTATCACTGGATTGGCTGCTGAAACAGCAGTTAAGAAAGGTGATTATGTTGCGGTAGCAGTTGAGAATGGCACAAAGTCAATTCCGACTGATATCCCGGCTTTTACAGTTAAAACAGAAGAAGGTTAACCAATCGGTTAGCCTTTTTATTTGAATTTAGGAGGAACATAAATGGCTATTAATAACATTATCGACTTAGATGCAAAATTAGCACTCACTAAAACAGTGAAAATCGCTGGTAAGAATTATGATATTTCAATTTCCGACGAAATTGATTGTGCGCTTTCTGATTACGCGTATATTGATGTAACAGTTCAATTGAGAGATATGGCATCCAAACTTGAGAAGTTAGATGGTGTGGAAACTACTACAGCTGATCAGTATAAATCATTTACTCAAGAAGAATTGATCTCAATGAGGAATGGTGCTTTAGCGACGCTTGACGTTGTTTTAGGACAAGGAGAAGGCCAACGTATTTACGATCATTATGGGCAAAGTACAAAAGCAGTTAATACCGTTATTGGCCTCCTTCGAACAGAATTGGATAAAGTAATGGTCGAACGCAAAAAAGCTGCCGACAAGCACTACAGCAATCGGCATAAAAACAACAAAAAGAAGTGATTTAATTGTTTGATTTAATTGATGATCTTGAAACAACCATTTTGATTGAAGATCACGAAATCCCTTTGGATTTGTCTTTTGATACAGTACTGAAATTTTACGAACTATTGGAGGACGATCGTTTACAATCCTTCGAGAAAATATATAAAGCTTTTGATCTATTTTATTTTGGAGACGAAACGCTGTCCAAAAACTTTACGTTCGAGCAAAAGAGTAAGGCTGTTGAAGATATCAGCAATTATATTCAGAGAAATCCATACGGAAACGAAGATAATGGCGATGCTGGATTCGAAGGTGTTGAACCTGAAAAATTGTACTCCTATACGCAAGATGCAGGGGCAATTTACTCCTCTTTTTTTTCTGATTACGGAATTGATTTGCTGAAAGAACGAGGAAAGATGCATTACATTACGTTCAAATCACTGCTGGCCGGATTAAGTGATAAAACACAATTTCAACGAATTCTATCTATTCGATCTAGAACAGTTAGCGGATTAGAAGGAGAATCACTGACAAATCTTTTGGAGTTGCAACAGTATTATGCTTTGGAGTCCGAAAAAACTGTGGATAACTTAGATAATCAATTAGGCAGCATGTTCGATATGTTAGCTGCCCAAGCACAATCAAATAAATAAGGAAAGGAGGTACATACATGGGAGCAGATGCAACGATTAACATTGATGTCATGCTGGCTAATTTACCTAAATTCAAGAACGATGTTTCTCTAGTAGACGAGCTTTTAGCTAAGCTAGGAATAAATGCCGGTTCGAAAATGGATGAATCATTTAAATCCGAAACAACAAAGATTGAATCTATTGCTAAGTCAACGAAAAAAGACATTGATCAATCGTTAGACAAGCCAGTAAAGTTTACCATTAAAGCGGATAACTCAGAAGCTGAAAAGGGCGTCAAAGAAACCAAAGCGTTCTTGAAGGACATTCCCAAAAGCAAGATTACAGAATTGAAAGCGGAAAATGATGGCGCTAGTCTGAAAATAAAGGCACTCAAAAGTGATATTTCAGCTATTCCTAATCAAAAAGAGACTACTCTAAAAGCTGATGCTAATCAGGCTAAGGCGGAGACCAAAGAACTGGGAGATACCGTTGAAAAAACTGGCGCTAAATTTGTGGGCCTAAAAGAAATCATTGCTGGAACATTCATAGGCAATGCATTTTCTAAGGGTGTTGAGTCTGTTGGATCGGCTTTTAAAGAAACGTTTGGACGAGTAATCGAGTTAAACGATGCAAGTGTTGAATTTACGAACACAATGGGTATTTCACAAGATCAAAGCAAGAAATACAAAACAGCATTAAACGATTTATTCAACAGCGGATTGATTGAGACGATGGACGAAGGCAAAGAGATACTAAAAACTATCAATACTCAACTAGGTGATTTGCCAGCAGATCAACTCAAAAAAGTCTCTGAATATTCCGCTATCTTACAATCTCAATTTGGTATGGACTTAAACGAATCTTTGCGTGGTATAAACTCACTTATGACAAATTTTGGTTTAACTGCAGAAGCTTCATTTGACTATATGGTTAAAGGTGCTCAATCAGGACTAAATAAAACGGATGAGTTGGGAGATAATCTTGCAGAATATGGCCAGTTGTGGTCTCAGGCAGGATTCAAGGCCGATGAAATGTTTGCGATTCTTGATAACGGGTTAAAGTCAGGTGCTTACAATCTGGATAAAGTGAATGATTTTGTTAAAGAGTTTTCAATATCCTTAAATGATGGACGTATTGAGGATAATTTAGACAAATTCTCAGGAAAAACACAAGAGATTTTCCATGCTTTTAAAAATGGGCAAGCCACCTCAAATGACGTATTCAAAAGCGTTATTTCCGATTTAAAAGGAACTACAAATGAGCAGGAAAAACTTGCCCTAGCTTCGACTGTTTGGTCAGCCCTTGGGGAAGACAACGCGATGAAAGTCATCGAAAGCCTTGGCGATGTTAACGATACGTTCAGTGATGTAGGGGGCGCAGCTAAGGACACACGTGATGAAATGGAAGAATCATTCGGTGTACGAATTAGAAAATCAATTCGTGAAGTTACAAGTTCTTTAAATCCAATAGGCGAAAAATTAATGGATATTGTTGAAAAATATCTGCCTGACATGAAAAAAACAGCAAAAGACACCTTTGGGAGTGCCGTTGAATATATCGGCAATCTATTTTCATACTTGGACAAAAACAAGTCGACAATCGGAAATATCACAGGGAACGTTAAAGATTTAGCAAAAGCGTTACTCTCAGGAGCATGGGAGCAAGTAAAAGATATTTTATTCGGCGTTGCTGATATGTTCGGCTTGATCGATGATAATACAAAAAAAATCAAAGATCCTCTTAAACAGGTGGATAAAATCATTGAAAATCTAGCTGACAATAAAGATAAAGTTGAATTACTGGGTAAAGCACTTGTGACTATGTTCG
It encodes the following:
- a CDS encoding Gp15 family bacteriophage protein — protein: MFDLIDDLETTILIEDHEIPLDLSFDTVLKFYELLEDDRLQSFEKIYKAFDLFYFGDETLSKNFTFEQKSKAVEDISNYIQRNPYGNEDNGDAGFEGVEPEKLYSYTQDAGAIYSSFFSDYGIDLLKERGKMHYITFKSLLAGLSDKTQFQRILSIRSRTVSGLEGESLTNLLELQQYYALESEKTVDNLDNQLGSMFDMLAAQAQSNK
- a CDS encoding phage scaffolding protein, encoding MKREELKELGLTDEQIGSVMALHGVTVNELNSKVSTAEQQATQYQEQLEKNQSELDDFKAKSKGNEDLEQQVTDLQTRLDQNKTDSEQQIADIKKSSAIDLALTQAGAKNIKAAKALLDGESLELAEGGLKGLDDQLAALKESDGYLFDSNEPAPPKPGNKKATFNGNASSVQNVEEDAFAKALGIMPNKN
- a CDS encoding putative minor capsid protein, whose amino-acid sequence is MIPLMPKEYCNQSIVLRLIQGKDKWQKPIFSDPITIKNMIFQPQTVYSGTNNNRQVVANAIAFLFGGVSDPMPVINKNHVGSELDFEGESYTITTIVDNRNPFSNEVYSYELEVL
- a CDS encoding phage tail tube protein, whose protein sequence is MKMDLQKFAEEPKKEFLLNFKNKVEIDVSGKTDLAEIANADFALLAAGITTITPAAADTTDASPYYDGEGFTDSTVTGKNITFAIAGHRVFGDKAQDFVAAKFLAIGDELRTLAQWTDAKGNKVQAVVTLTAIVPFGGAANAKQTFSFTLAFNGKPTLVKAGE
- a CDS encoding phage tail terminator protein, translating into MDLWERLSDSIDSIQGLPMPCSMGFLDGEDTLCVYSMPGSRTVEEYFDGTKEREMLYEVGFNTKDQEKANKTLWLISNHLDELSTLNSEDGSFVFLGIEISETPFVSEQDVQGISTYLLGIKITIHQFKN
- a CDS encoding minor capsid protein, producing MLHVKVEKGSVDRKLSVVNINSALYYMTAQMHPDMNLYAPKRQGNLRDKSFVNKNRITYTVPYAKPQFRGMVNGSRIKNYTTPGTSRRWDLRAKANHMNAWRKAFIKGGNL